A portion of the Manihot esculenta cultivar AM560-2 chromosome 2, M.esculenta_v8, whole genome shotgun sequence genome contains these proteins:
- the LOC110610000 gene encoding guanine nucleotide-binding protein subunit gamma 2, whose translation MEQDSAPMDDPLSSPAKPRREDQHTPSPSTLLPKTQSNGFLGKHRMAAAISNLQNQINFLQEELDQLDELGEASIVCKELISSVESIPDPLLPLSKGPTNISWDRWFRGAQNSRKRWI comes from the exons ATGGAACAAGACTCAGCACCAATGGATGATCCACTATCGTCGCCGGCTAAGCCAAGACGGGAAGATCAGCACACGCCATCACCATCAACTCTTCTTCCTAAAACACAGTCTAACGGTTTCTTAGGGAAGCATCGGATGGCAGCTGCAATCTCTAATCTCCAAAACCAAATCAATTTTCTCCAG GAGGAGCTTGACCAACTCGATGAGTTAGGAGAAGCCTCCATTGTCTGTAAAGA GCTCATTTCAAGCGTTGAGTCGATTCCGGATCCATTGCTTCCACT GAGCAAAGGACCGACGAATATCAGCTGGGATCGGTGGTTCAGGGGAGCTCAAAATTCCCGAAAACGCTGGATCTAA
- the LOC110603564 gene encoding ribosomal RNA small subunit methyltransferase H — MAKQMMRCLISIPRISRALSPPPAAYLTLRAQRSLATDTADTFSDGRMMQKKKKQQKSEEKKKAELLAVKRKKEKRRTRSEKEFGSTISFEFHSNENHIPVMLGEVVDVFSSVYLRSFVDCTLGAAGHSSAIIQAHPELENYVGMDVDPVAHAKARACIDALLHSHSHLKAQTFIRNFKHIKSLLADVDPRLLHSGVDAILMDLGMSSMQVNNPERGFSVLANGPLDMRMDPQATLKAEDILNCWPDAEVGRVLREYGEESNWRLLQNKIVQARVHGGLHSTGDLVDLVRSATHGRGGRQGWIKTATRVFQALRIAVNDELNTLEKSLNACFESLAPGGRLAVISFHSLEDRIVKQTFLSMIEIDRGDGDVDVEERGERDIRKTKDENNAKETWIRSMVHGRNGTILTKRPITPSEEEEKLNVRSRSAKLRVIEKV; from the exons ATGGCGAAGCAAATGATGCGGTGTTTGATATCAATTCCACGCATTTCTAGAGCGCTGTCTCCTCCTCCTGCCGCTTACCTTACTCTCCGAGCTCAGAGAAGCTTAGCCACTGACACTGCTGATACTTTTAGCGATGGTCGTATgatgcagaagaagaagaagcagcagaAGAGTGAGGAAAAGAAGAAAGCAGAGTTGCTGGCAGTAAagaggaagaaggagaagaggagAACTCGTTCTGAGAAAGAATTTGGCTCCACCATTTCCTTCGAGTTTCACAGTAATGAAAATCATATCCCTGTTATGCTTGGTGAAGTTGTTGACGTTTTTTCCTCAGTGTACCTCCGTTCTTTCGTGGATTGTACTCTTGGAGCTGCCGGCCATTCCTCCGCC ATAATCCAGGCTCATCCTGAGTTGGAAAATTATGTGGGGATGGATGTTGATCCAGTTGCACATGCCAAGGCTCGAGCTTGCATTGATGCTCTTTTGCACTCTCATTCTCACTTGAAAGCACAAACATTTATCAGGAATTTCAAGCATATCAAATCTTTACTTGCTGATGTTGATCCACGTCTCTTGCATTCTGGGGTGGATGCCATCTTAATGGACCTTGGAATGTCATCCATGCAG GTCAATAATCCTGAAAGAGGGTTCAGTGTTCTTGCTAATGGGCCTCTTGACATGCGCATGGATCCTCAG GCTACTCTGAAAGCAGAAGACATATTAAATTGCTGGCCTGATGCTGAAGTGGGTCGAGTCCTAAGGGAGTATGGGGAAGAAAGCAATTGGCGTTTGCTTCAGAATAAGATTGTTCAGGCTCGGGTACATGGTGGTTTGCATTCCACTGGTGATCTGGTAGATCTTGTCCGCAGTGCGACTCATGGGAGAG GCGGGAGGCAAGGTTGGATAAAGACAGCAACAAGGGTGTTTCAAGCTCTGAGGATAGCTGTTAACGATGAACTCAACACTCTGGAAAAATCTCTTAATGCTTGTTTTGAGAGCCTTGCACCTGGGGGAAGGCTTGCTGTGATCTCTTTCCACAGTTTGGAAGATAGAATTGTGAAACAAACATTTCTCAGCATGATCGAAATCGATAGAGGAGATGGAGATGTGGACGTTGAAGAGAGAGGTGAGAGAGATATAAGAAAGACCAAAGATGAGAATAATGCAAAGGAAACGTGGATTAGATCAATGGTACATGGTCGGAATGGAACAATCCTGACCAAGAGACCCATAACCCCAtcagaagaggaagaaaaattGAATGTCCGGAGCAGAAGTGCCAAACTCCGGGTGATTGAGAAAGTTTAA
- the LOC110608464 gene encoding uncharacterized protein LOC110608464 isoform X1 yields MAMMSSSTWRLTRGQEIFSVFPSFAFPLLSTSRRRIERVGACKTNMSERKTKKANLRAAKRERILLPICDDGYRISEFLSHPFGIQAMLNTKTLQSFESLDANTYRCYLPKLQLLNFEAAPVMDLRVTPTEEDCTVEMLSCKFEGSELMERQNDHFSAFMVNRVTWNTTDSEPFLEADMKLNVILEIFTAPFTLLPTSAVEGPGNLMMQALVDRLVTLLLQQLLQEYNKWENQQWENVP; encoded by the exons ATGGCGATGATGAGCAGCAGCACATGGAGATTAACAAGAGGCCAAGAAATCTTCTCTGTGTTCCCATCATTTGCCTTCCCTTTGCTCTCCACCTCCAG GAGGAGGATTGAAAGAGTGGGGGCATGCAAAACGAACATGTCAGAGCGCAAAACAAAGAAGGCAAATTTGAGAGCTGCGAAAAGGGAAAGGATTCTGCTGCCAATTTGCGATGATGGCTATCGTATTAGTGAATTTCTTAGTCACCCCTTTGGAATTCAAGCTATGTTAAACACTAAGACCCTGCAAAGTTTTGAATCCTTAGATGCCAACACATACAGGTGCTATTTGCCAAAGCTTCAACTGCTAAATTTTGAAGCAGCTCCTGTGATGGACTTGAGAGTGACCCCAACAGAAGAAGATTGTACTGTTGAGATGCTCTCTTGCAAG TTTGAAGGTTCAGAGCTCATGGAGCGCCAAAATGACCATTTTTCAG CTTTCATGGTGAATCGTGTGACATGGAACACAACTGATTCTGAACCCTTTTTAGAGGCCGACATGAAGTTGAATGTCATCCTTGAG ATTTTCACAGCACCGTTTACTTTGCTGCCAACTTCTGCTGTTGAGGGTCCTGGAAATTT AATGATGCAGGCTTTAGTGGATAGGCTTGTAACGTTGCTTCTGCAGCAACTACTGCAAGAATATAACAAGTGGGAAAATCAACAATGGGAAAATGTTCCATGA
- the LOC110608464 gene encoding uncharacterized protein LOC110608464 isoform X2, translating to MAMMSSSTWRLTRGQEIFSVFPSFAFPLLSTSRRRIERVGACKTNMSERKTKKANLRAAKRERILLPICDDGYRISEFLSHPFGIQAMLNTKTLQSFESLDANTYRCYLPKLQLLNFEAAPVMDLRVTPTEEDCTVEMLSCKFEGSELMERQNDHFSAFMVNRVTWNTTDSEPFLEADMKLNVILEIFTAPFTLLPTSAVEGPGNFDMNIYLCTSTAREEIIGTSMV from the exons ATGGCGATGATGAGCAGCAGCACATGGAGATTAACAAGAGGCCAAGAAATCTTCTCTGTGTTCCCATCATTTGCCTTCCCTTTGCTCTCCACCTCCAG GAGGAGGATTGAAAGAGTGGGGGCATGCAAAACGAACATGTCAGAGCGCAAAACAAAGAAGGCAAATTTGAGAGCTGCGAAAAGGGAAAGGATTCTGCTGCCAATTTGCGATGATGGCTATCGTATTAGTGAATTTCTTAGTCACCCCTTTGGAATTCAAGCTATGTTAAACACTAAGACCCTGCAAAGTTTTGAATCCTTAGATGCCAACACATACAGGTGCTATTTGCCAAAGCTTCAACTGCTAAATTTTGAAGCAGCTCCTGTGATGGACTTGAGAGTGACCCCAACAGAAGAAGATTGTACTGTTGAGATGCTCTCTTGCAAG TTTGAAGGTTCAGAGCTCATGGAGCGCCAAAATGACCATTTTTCAG CTTTCATGGTGAATCGTGTGACATGGAACACAACTGATTCTGAACCCTTTTTAGAGGCCGACATGAAGTTGAATGTCATCCTTGAG ATTTTCACAGCACCGTTTACTTTGCTGCCAACTTCTGCTGTTGAGGGTCCTGGAAATTT CGACATGAATATCTACCTCTGCACTTCGACGGCACGAGAAGAAATCATCGGCACATCGATGGTGTGA